The DNA region CTCCAATGCGGGGAAAACATCGAAGCCCTCTGTCTGACGCTGGATGACCGGACCAATGACCATGGACTGGCCATGACTGCCTCCTTTTCCAACATGGTGATCGCCGGGCAAGGCGTGTCCCGTACCTTTGACTTCGAGGAATTTCCACTCCTGGTTGGCAGACTCGTTTCCGCCGGTAAAAACCTGCTTTTGTCTTGTCCGGATATTTTAGAGGAGATCTGCCGGATGGAATTCGATCGGGCTGTCTTTCTGGGTAACGGCGCCAATCGGGGCACCGCCGTCGAATCTCATCTCAAGTTACAGGAGTTAACCGCGGGACGGGTCATGTGTGCCTGGGATACGTACCTGGGGCTACGCCACGGTCCGGAAGCGGTCATCGACAAACAAACCATCGTTGTGGCCTATCTCTCTTCCGATCCCCTCACCGCACGCTATGAACAAGAACTTATGGCCGAACTCCGGGTAAAGCGTTTGGGGAAAACCCTCATTGCAGTAGGGGCAAGTCCGGGTAAAGAGATTCAGGAGCTGGCCGATGTGGTTTGCACTTTCGATCCGGACAACTCCCTGGGCATTCCCGATGCCTTCAGCCCTCCTGTTCAGGTCATCGTCGGGCAACTGCTGGGTCTCTTCAAGTCTCTTGCCCTGGGCCTGAAACCCGATGCACCATCTGAGCAGGGAACCATCAACCGGGTGGTCAAAGGAGTGAAGATTTACGACAGCAGAGCCTTTCGGGAACAAGGTCTCTGGCAGGTTACCGCGGAAAGCTGACCCCTCAGCCGATAATTCCGAATTTCCTCTATCAACCGATCGGCAGTCAATGATTCGGGAACCCTGTTTGTGGCCTAAAAGGCATTCCCTGCCAGGGAAGTATAGTGTATGGGTGAGGGCCAATCAGTCACTCATTATATTTCCCCCCTTGAAAAGGGATCTTCCACTCACTCGTTCCATCCGCACCACTCCAGGGCCACCGCCATAAAAACCTTGGTGAGGTTGACCACGTCATCGGCCAGGACGAATTCATCGCAGGCGTGAGCATTCCCGCCGCGGGGACCGAGAATGTAGACCGGTGTATTGAAATATTTATGGAAAATAAAACCGTCGCAGGCAAAATGGGCACCGGAAACCCGATTCTCAATTCCGGTAAACCGGCGGGCGCTCTTAGCCAGCATAGAGACGAGGGGATGATTTACGTCAGACTGATAAGGATAGAGATAGCGGGAAAGGGGAGTGACCAGCGGTTTCTGCTCGGCGAAAAACCCATCATTTTGTACCTGCCGGTTGAGAAAGTCGGTCAGTTCCCGATCGAGCAATTCGGCTTCGGAATAAAGCGAGGTAATATAGATCGAAAACCAAGCCTCAGCTGGAACGGCGACATTCGCTCCGGGATTCGGGTCCCCGGCCTGGACTTTATCCAAAATCACGTCCCGGGGGTTTTCGTCTCCGGTGTATAACGAAAGCATTGAAGGCAGGGTGTTAATCCAGCGCTCATAGGCTTCCACCCCCTTGATCAGGGTCGCCAGACCGTAGACCGGGTTAACAAGCGTTTCTTCTCCAAAGCCCATTCCACCCGCACCTCGCAGGGCGACCCGGTAATAACGGCCTCCTTTCGCCGCCGGGCAGACCGTTAACATGCTGGGCTCAGGGATGATGGCCGCATCAGCATTGTAACCCCGCACCCGGCAAGCCAGGGTCCCGTTGGACCCCGCATTCTCTTCATCGACGACACTCTCGAAGATCAAATCACCCCGCAAGCGAAGTTTCTGATCACTGATTATCTTCAACGCAAATAGGGTTGATATCAACCCCCCCTTCATATCAAACGCCCCTCTGCCGTATATCCTGCCGTCGGTCAATTTTCCAGAATAGGGGTGATCGCCCTCAGGCCAGAGATCTTGGCTGGTTGAGACAACATCGACATGACTGGAAAAGACCAGTGATTTCCCTCCACCGGCGCCCCGTCTCCGCACCACCAGGTTCGGCCGGTTCTGGTAGTCCCGTCCCGGGAAATATCCTTCGTGTCGATCCAGGTCCGGAACCTCATCCGGAGTAAACAGGTCAATGTCCGCCTTTCTTCCATCAAGCCGCTTGAGAAGATATTCCTGGCATCCTTTCTCGTTACCCGAAGGCACGATATTTTCCGAAGGAATACAAACGAGATCCCGGGTTGTCTGGATGATCTCATCCCGGTACTCTTCGACCAGCTTGTCGATCTCGACATGTGTCCATTTCATGGGCCATCTCCTTATAAAGACAGTAATCCAATACCTCAAGAACCAGGGGAAAAGGCCTGCCCTTTACCGATTATAACGAAAAAAGAATTAAATACAGCCTTATCTCAATTTAACTTGCGCTCTCCGTACGGTATGAAGCGGAGCAAAGAACCTGTCAGAAATAAACGGGACAAAAATGGGTTATGGGCTATATAAGCGAAAAAATCCAGCGGTTTTATCAATAAGCACCGATCCGGCATGGGAGATAATAGAATGTCCGACCATAAACCTGGAAGAAAGCCTGACGGCTATAGAAAACTATTGAAACCAATCTTTCTGGCTATCGCTGTTTCGGCTGTACTTTTTCTCGCAGGAAGCGGTTATTTTCCCTGTCCTTTGTTTATTGGAGAAGATCAAGAAGCCCTGGCCTCGCCAAGAACCTGCCCTGCTTTAATTCCTGCGAAAAATCTCGAGGAGGCTGCCAGTATGGTTAATAATGAAATAGATACCAATAACCCGATAAATCCATCCGCGCATCCGGAAGGGATGGAAACAGCAACCTTTGCCCTGGGTTGTTTTTGGAGCCCGGATGCCTTGTTTGGGAGCTTGCCCGGAGTGATTCGAACCCGGGTCGGCTATGCCGGAGGAACCACGCAAAATCCAACTTACCGGAATATCGGAGATCACAGCGAAACCATCCAGATAGACTATGACTCGAACCTTATCAGTTATGAACAGTTGCTTACCGTATTCTGGGAAAGCCATAACCCAGTAGCCAAGCCGTATTCACGCCAATACAGCTCCATCATTTTCACCCATAACCAGGAACAAGAACAAATAGCCAGGGATACCAGCCAAGAAATTTCAAAAAAGCTCGGCCAGTCGGTACTGACCGAGATTGTTTCCTTCCGTAATTTTACCCGGGCCGAAGACTATCATCAAAAGTACATGCTGAGGCAGAGACCAGCCTTTTCTACAGTGCTATCCGCGCTTTTCCCGGAAACGGATAAATACGTCGACTCTACGCTTGCGGCCCGCTTGAACGCCTTTGTGGCCAGGCATATTAACCTGAAAGAGCTCGCGGAAAACCTCGCCATCATGGAGCTGGCTGACGAAACCCGGCGGTCTCTCCTGGAAATTGCTTCCCGACTCGAAAGAAGGTAGCTCGTCTCAAGAATCATTGTTTCAGGTGCACATGGATCGTACAATACCATCGTCCAATATCGCTTGTTTTCGATTTCAGCGAGTAATGAAGCACTCTTTCCACTAAAGCAAAGATTGCAGCAGTATGAAGAAACACTCGCCGAGTAACTGAATCGGCCATTGAGCGGTTATGGACTTTCTCCTGATCATCGATGGCCGCTCGATCTTTGAATTGCTTTCTATTAAAAAAGCGTATAAATATCCTGGCCAGAGTTAAGGCAGGAATGATTGCAGGATATTTTTGTTTTTCTTGAATAAGTAGTATTATTTATCCCTGGTCATTGGACTCATCACTTAATCCTGCGGGGGCTGGAAAATGGTTGGACCAAGAGATGTCGGAACAGAAAAAACCAAACGGAGCGATAAAAAGCGGGCTTTGCTTCTTCGGCTGATGCCCATGCTTGTTTCTCTGGCTCTGATCATGATCATCCTGTTTATGTTTACCGGAAGGCAACAGACGTGGACCAGCGAAGGGGACGGGTTGGTTGACC from Atribacteraceae bacterium includes:
- a CDS encoding M20/M25/M40 family metallo-hydrolase is translated as MKWTHVEIDKLVEEYRDEIIQTTRDLVCIPSENIVPSGNEKGCQEYLLKRLDGRKADIDLFTPDEVPDLDRHEGYFPGRDYQNRPNLVVRRRGAGGGKSLVFSSHVDVVSTSQDLWPEGDHPYSGKLTDGRIYGRGAFDMKGGLISTLFALKIISDQKLRLRGDLIFESVVDEENAGSNGTLACRVRGYNADAAIIPEPSMLTVCPAAKGGRYYRVALRGAGGMGFGEETLVNPVYGLATLIKGVEAYERWINTLPSMLSLYTGDENPRDVILDKVQAGDPNPGANVAVPAEAWFSIYITSLYSEAELLDRELTDFLNRQVQNDGFFAEQKPLVTPLSRYLYPYQSDVNHPLVSMLAKSARRFTGIENRVSGAHFACDGFIFHKYFNTPVYILGPRGGNAHACDEFVLADDVVNLTKVFMAVALEWCGWNE
- the msrA gene encoding peptide-methionine (S)-S-oxide reductase MsrA; the protein is MSDHKPGRKPDGYRKLLKPIFLAIAVSAVLFLAGSGYFPCPLFIGEDQEALASPRTCPALIPAKNLEEAASMVNNEIDTNNPINPSAHPEGMETATFALGCFWSPDALFGSLPGVIRTRVGYAGGTTQNPTYRNIGDHSETIQIDYDSNLISYEQLLTVFWESHNPVAKPYSRQYSSIIFTHNQEQEQIARDTSQEISKKLGQSVLTEIVSFRNFTRAEDYHQKYMLRQRPAFSTVLSALFPETDKYVDSTLAARLNAFVARHINLKELAENLAIMELADETRRSLLEIASRLERR